attttatattattaaaataaattaaacaatcaaattagctataaaagtaaaatttagattttttcgtatatgttatattttgaatttttaaaaacgacaataaatgactaaaactattaaaattattatgttaaaaattaatgatcaatggtttaacatttttattataagaagatacacatgattttaaaaccatatgagtaaaaaatatcatttaataataaaataaaaatatatatatatatagattaaacactatataccataagattacataaatattttaatattaaaactttcaatgaatttttaagaacatttataaattataaacttattaaagatttcagattgaaaattttgttatcgatgatttaaatattttgttataaaatgatatgaatgatcatagaaccgtatgattataaattcttatttaataaataactatataaaatatactattattagaaaaataggttggtccatcttaacttatattacactttttattaaactaactatcgaattgataaataatgtaccaaaaaatattttgcattttccttaaataaaagctacgaaattacctaatatgattaacatatatgtgaaaattaattattatgaataataaatatttgataacaatttttgtatcttagttcttttttaaaattttatattattaaaagatattaaaaatcacattaatatataataaaaaaaatttatattttttttatatgttatattttgaatttttcagaacgtctataaatttagaaatttgaagatccccactcttaaaattttgtgatcaatagattattttttttgtcataataagttacaaatgatcataaaattgtattaatatgaacttttatttaatattataagaagatacacatgatttaaaactatatgagtaaaaaatatcatttaataataaaacacatatatatatatatatagattaaactatataccataagattacataaatattttaatattaaaactttcaatgaattttcaaaaacatttataaattataaacttattaaagatttcacattgaaaattttgttatcgttgatttaaatattcagttataaaacgatatgaatgatcatagaactgtatcattataaattctcatttaataaatgactatataaaatatactattttttaaaaaataggttggtccatcttaacttacattatattttttattaaactaactatcgaatattcgaattgataaataatctaccaaattttgtttttgcacttttcttaattagaagctacgaaattacctaatatgattaacgtatatatgaaaattaattattatgaataataaatatttgataacaattttggtatcttagttctttttttaaattttatattattaaaagatattaaaaatcacattaaatatataataaaaacatttatattttttcttatatgttatattttgaatttttcaaaacgtctatatattattagaaatttgaagattctcactctgaaaattttgtgatcaatagattattttttttgttataatatgttacaaatgatcataaaatataacgcatatgattttttatttaataaatattcaaactaaataatatatatatatatatatatatataaatactaatgatttaaagcaacaagattggctgatcaatttagttgtccagttgaaatctttcaaaagtatgtgaaatattaaagttaaagtaaatatggatttagaatagtagttatattttactaaccaaaataccgtaaaaaaccgaaccgaaccgaaaccaatctgatatctggattgaacacccctaatccaaatgaagccaaactattgtttcattctccaaaatataataaaaataataacttaattccgtgcgggtcttatcctagtgcATAATTAAAATACGATCGAAGACCACATGCCGTAAGAATGTTGCTAATCTATGTCAGTTCATGCACAATTATTTTATTCTGTCATTCGGTTAAAAGAGTCCATTCTGCGCATATATGCATGTAAAAGGGCTTAAGTTTATATGTTAGTTTTCATTCAAACTTACCTTTCAAACTACTGACATAGGATGATAGGAATGTAATTAAAATTGTCGGCTAAATACCTCAcggttcaacataaaaataatGTCGTGGCTAAGAATTCATTCACCGTCACGAGTTTTGCGAGAGTCTCGTTCTAGAAATTCTACAATaacacaaacattttttttttgtttctcactAATGTTAAAGATAACAATAAACTGAAATCTCCTCCTATTACATAAGTCTAATTATATTTAACAAACCGATTTATAGATTAAAAAAGGAGTATTAGGAGAAATAGATTACCAAAATGACATAAACATAGAAACTGTTTGTCTACGTGATGACTCGAGTCACCTTGAAATCAGTTTTAGCAGCTTCATATTAATTTACCATAATACCCCCCTCTCTGTTTTCTCCCATCCTTCAGTTTTTCTCCACTCTGTTCCTAGAAAGATCGGTCCACGGGTTACCACCACCTTCGTCACCCGCTTCACTCCTCTTTAGTCCCATACCCGGATCCCAGCCCGACCCGTCTAGGATGATCCCACCAAGACCCAACTGCATATTCGACGCCAAAAGCGAGCTAAAACTCCCACCACCACCCATCTCCATACCTTTCACGTCTTGGTCTCCGATCGGTAACCCGTACAGCATCCGGATCGGATCCGTATCCGGGTCCGGGTGTTTGGTCTTCTTCTTGTGTGTGTTGGGAGGAGAAGACGCAGAGGTTGATCGTTTAGCGTTCTTGCGAGAACCGCCGCCGACGGGAACGTTGCGGAGAGCCCCGCCTTTGGTCCAGTAACGACGGCagcttttgcaaaagtgacGGGGCTGTGACAGGTTGTAGTTGTTGTAGTAACAGAATTTTGTGTTCGGTGAGTCACATCGAGGACACTTTAGCTGTTCTTGCTCTGGAAACTGctgtggttgttgttgttgttgtgtcgCCATCATCGAGTTGTAATAAGCTGATGGATCCTGCATTTCTTCTTTTGAAAAACAGAGTCTTTTccttaaattataaatcttttgGTAACCATATATGAAAAAACCTAAAGAGATCGAATCTTGGAGATGTCAAGAGAGAGATATATGAGGGTGAATGATTTTGAGGCTTTTATAGATAGAGAGGAAGTGGTTCTTGACGCATTAGATAAGACAAAATAtacactttctctctctacatATGAGAGACAAGGAGAGAGAGGAGTGGAGCAGAGCAGAGAAGGGACGAGGGCTGAAGTCTAAGACGAGAAGACAAGCTTCTGTGAGATGTGACCAGTCTTATAGGGTTACCCAATAACAAAAGATTAAAGGCAAATCTCCTAAATAgcacatttttaagtttatatcacaaaaatagcactcaaaaactaaaatgaccaaaatagcatctttcaaagtttatcctttgaaaattttaattttttatatttttcaaaatttaaaatcttatccccaaaacctcatttctcaactttaaaccctaaaccctaaactctaaactctaaaccctaaaccataaactctaaaccctaaaccctaaaccctaaattctaaaccctaaaccctaaactctaaaccctaaactctaaaccctaaaccctaaaccctaaatcctaaactccaccctttaactctaaaccctaagtttgtgacttttgataaaacattaagtgctatttttgtgacttttgactttgagtgctagtttgggaacaaaaacttgatttagtgctatttttgtctttttctcaaagATTAATGCTTCCCTAATCTTCTTCCTTTTGGTTAGAATTTttaatagagaaaaagacaaaaatagcactaaatcaagtttttgtttccaaactagcactcaaggtcaaaagtcacaaaaatagcacttaatgttttatcaaaagtcaaaaacttaggatttagagttaaagggtggggtttaggatttagggtttagagtttagggtttagggtttagaatttagggtttaaggtttagggtttagggtttagggtttagagtttagggtttagggtttagattttagggtttagggtttagggtttagagtttagagtttagggtttagagttgagaaatgagtttttggggataagatttcaaattttgaaaaataaaaaaattaaactttcaaaggataaacttagaaatatgctattttggtcattttagtttttgagtgctatttttgtgatataaacttagaaatgtgctattttggagatttgccctttttAATATTGTGCTAATTATTAATTGGTATATACTCTAATTATCATTTCAACTATAGAAGACAAGAGCGTGGGTTTATTTAACTAAGTATCaagatatcatcatcacaggggTTGTTTTTGTGTTGACGTCATTTTGTCGAAtgggttaaaacttaaaagtgtttactttttatttgtttacatgAGATACTAACAAGATTGATAGCTtctgattattatttttaaatacggTATGGTTTCATAATTATAAACTCTACAAATCTAGAAAATTCACAGGCATTGTGAATTATTGTAGACGAAAATAAGGTTTAAAAATGTGTTTTGTATATATCGAAGGGGTAATAACTGTTTCCAACATATTTGGATACGCCTGTCTTGGTGCTATGGTAGTTGTTTTGGCTTCGTATGTTTAGGCCAATATCGACTATAagtatctttttgttttcttatgtgTGTTCTTACCTTTACaccaaaaacaaacacaatggCCTTTTCCTTCTGATGGCTATAAGTCTCTCTGctctttttt
This region of Brassica napus cultivar Da-Ae chromosome C5, Da-Ae, whole genome shotgun sequence genomic DNA includes:
- the LOC106394576 gene encoding dof zinc finger protein DOF3.1, encoding MQDPSAYYNSMMATQQQQQPQQFPEQEQLKCPRCDSPNTKFCYYNNYNLSQPRHFCKSCRRYWTKGGALRNVPVGGGSRKNAKRSTSASSPPNTHKKKTKHPDPDTDPIRMLYGLPIGDQDVKGMEMGGGGSFSSLLASNMQLGLGGIILDGSGWDPGMGLKRSEAGDEGGGNPWTDLSRNRVEKN